A stretch of DNA from Halobacillus litoralis:
ACACCTGAAGAAGTCGATCAGGCTCTAAATAAAGAAGGTACAACACTTGTGATGATCAACTCTGTATGTGGGTGTGCAGGAGGAATTGCCCGTCCAGCAGCAGCTCATGCGATTCACTACGATAAGCGCCCGGATCACCTTGTTACTGTTTTTGCTGGGCAGGACCGTGAAGCGACAGATCGTGCTCGTGAATATTTTGAAGGTTATCCGCCTTCC
This window harbors:
- a CDS encoding BrxA/BrxB family bacilliredoxin, with the translated sequence MDFNIFMNDVVSKAREEITQAGYTELTTPEEVDQALNKEGTTLVMINSVCGCAGGIARPAAAHAIHYDKRPDHLVTVFAGQDREATDRAREYFEGYPPSSPSFALLKDGKIQTMVERHDIEGFEPMEVIGKLQRSFEEYCEEV